In Dissulfuribacter thermophilus, a genomic segment contains:
- a CDS encoding ACT domain-containing protein codes for MRAKYAVKQISVFLENRKGRLLEVTEALKEANINIRALAMAESAEFGILRLVVDNPEKAKTALSKCGFTINEQDVFAVEVDDEPGSFHKVVRVLAEDDINIDYTYAFVGDSHKAVLIFRVQDESIEKALEALSQNGVQLVEPIFFYS; via the coding sequence ATGAGGGCAAAATATGCAGTAAAACAAATCTCTGTCTTTCTTGAAAACAGAAAGGGAAGATTACTTGAAGTCACAGAGGCCTTAAAAGAGGCAAACATAAATATTAGGGCCCTGGCTATGGCAGAATCGGCGGAATTTGGTATTTTAAGACTGGTAGTCGATAATCCCGAAAAGGCAAAGACAGCACTCTCCAAATGTGGTTTTACAATCAATGAGCAGGATGTATTTGCAGTTGAGGTAGACGATGAGCCAGGCAGTTTCCATAAGGTTGTCAGGGTATTGGCAGAAGATGATATCAATATTGACTATACTTACGCATTTGTAGGCGACAGTCACAAGGCTGTCCTCATATTTAGGGTCCAAGACGAATCTATTGAAAAGGCTCTTGAGGCCCTCTCTCAAAATGGAGTCCAACTTGTAGAACCTATTTTTTTCTATTCTTAA